In Candidatus Cloacimonadota bacterium, the following are encoded in one genomic region:
- a CDS encoding SagB/ThcOx family dehydrogenase: MKSYKEQRFFLNCDLASMQQTQTDQQKQLPQPPVEKPFKSHENLTELPAVKDIITTENDLFEIINQRRSRRNYTGKAIDLNQLSFLLWCTQGVKKILERKNNNVTFRTVPSAGARHLFETYLAVLKVEGLKPGIYRYCALEHKLEFLHSVNNLPKQTVGACLGQEFVGDSSVVFFWSAIPYRCEWRYAYMAAKLILLDAGHVCQNLYLASEALGLGTCGIAAYDQQKSNELIKVDGEDEMIVYIASVGKRSKEEK; encoded by the coding sequence ATGAAATCATATAAAGAGCAACGTTTTTTTCTCAATTGCGATCTTGCTTCTATGCAACAAACTCAAACCGACCAGCAAAAACAGCTCCCCCAACCACCAGTAGAAAAACCATTTAAAAGTCATGAGAACCTCACAGAACTTCCCGCCGTTAAAGATATCATTACTACTGAAAATGATCTCTTTGAAATTATTAACCAGCGAAGGTCACGAAGAAATTACACTGGTAAAGCAATCGATCTCAACCAGCTTTCATTTCTCCTCTGGTGCACACAGGGCGTAAAAAAAATACTCGAAAGAAAAAATAATAACGTTACATTCAGAACAGTTCCTTCAGCAGGAGCTCGTCATTTATTCGAAACCTATCTCGCAGTTCTAAAAGTTGAAGGACTCAAACCAGGAATCTATCGATACTGTGCATTGGAGCATAAACTCGAATTTCTTCACTCTGTTAACAATCTTCCAAAACAGACAGTTGGTGCGTGTCTTGGGCAGGAATTTGTGGGTGACAGTTCCGTTGTTTTCTTCTGGTCAGCGATCCCCTACCGTTGTGAATGGCGCTACGCCTATATGGCAGCAAAACTCATTCTTCTCGATGCAGGTCATGTATGCCAGAACCTGTATCTAGCCTCCGAGGCTCTGGGTCTGGGAACCTGTGGGATTGCAGCATATGATCAACAAAAATCGAACGAACTGATTAAAGTGGACGGAGAGGATGAAATGATCGTATACATAGCTTCGGTTGGAAAACGAAGCAAGGAGGAAAAATAA